The Pseudomonas viciae genomic interval GCGATTGATCAGGAAAGTGACAAGCGCCTGTTCATTGAAGCGATCCAGCGGGCTGCTCACAGTATTGACTTGCCGTTGATTGCCGAGCGGGTTGAGACGGAGGGGGAGTTGGCGGTGATTCGGGAGATGGGGTTGTTTGGGGTGCAGGGGCAGTTGGTGGGTGAGCCTAAGCGTTGGGAGTGAGGCTGGCTGGTGAGGCGGCCTGTGCCCTTCTGACCGTGTACATATCCATTCCTGCGGTAACGGCCACTGGCGGTTCCGCCCTTACGGCGGGTCACTTTTGGCAAACGCCCCAAAAGTAACCAAAAGGTCTTGCCCCACCACTCGGCATCTCGCCTAGGCTCGGTGTGCCCGAACGCAGGCATTGCTCCGTGGGCCCGCCGCGAAGGGCCATCCATGGCCCAGCGCGGCTATCCCGGCATCCATGCCGGGATGCCCACTCCACAATGCCTGCGTTCGGCCAGCGTGGTTAACGGGGCGCCGAGATCAACGTCTACCGCGAGGCGGCCTTAGAGCCGACCTGGTTCTCCCGGTTGTACACCCATCAGATCTGTGGGAGCAAAGCTTGCTCGCGAGGCGGCCTGACAGCCGACCTGTCTCTCCGGCCATACTCCGATCCAACTGTGGGAGCGAGCTTGCTCGCGATGGCGGAGGGTCAGTTTGCGGTGGTGTTGGATGTGCTGGCGTCATCGCGAGCAAGCTCGCTCCCACAGGTTTTTGTATCGTGTGCGAATGTTGTGAACACCCGCAAACCTATGTGGGAGCGAGCCTGCTCGCGATAGCGAAGGGTCAGTTTGCGGTGATGTTGGATGTGCCGGCCTCTTCGCGAGCAGGCTCGCTCCCACAGGAGAAACGCGATCACTCAGAATCAGGTCGGCTCTAAGGCCGCCTCGTGGTGGACGTTGATCTCGGGGGCCCCGTTAACCACGATGGCCGAACGCAGGCATTGCGCAGTGGGCACCTCGGCATGGATGCCGAGGTAGCCGCGCTGGGCCATGGATGGCCCTTCGCGGCGGCCCACGGAGCAATGCCGGAGTGAGGGCACACCGAGCCTAGGCGAGGTGCCGAGTGGTGGGGCAAAGCGTTTTTGGTTACTTTTGGCGCTCTTCCAAAAGTGACCCGCTGTAAGAGCGGAACCGCCAGTAGCCGTTACCGCAGAAACGGATATACACCCCCTCTAAAAGTAAGGTCCTAGGAGATTTCCTTCAAGTTGTAGCGAAGTCGGTGAACTTGTCCGGCGTCAGCCCCGTGGCTAGTCTGGGTTTGTCACTGAAAAAACGGTGACACCGGCGTGCAAGCCGGTTAGAAAGACGCCCAACAATATCACCAGCCACTTATCGTGCATTCGTGCTCATGTTTTATGGCAGCTGTGTGCGGGAGACCTTCGGGTCTGCCGAGGTTTTTGGGCGTTGTCTTACTCGGTCTTGCACACTCGCACATAGCTGCCACCCTTCATTGCGTGCAAGCGATCCAGGGCGGCTCTGAATTGAATAGGAAGCCCAAACCATGTTCAAAGCTACGCCTAACCCTCCACAGCCCTCATCCAAATCCCGAGTCGAAACCCTGCAAGCAAAAAAGCTCGACGAAGCCGCCGAACGCGCCCTCGACTACTACCTCAATCCCAAACCAACCGATGAAGCCTCGGGAAAACCCCAAACCGCCCAGCTCTTCATGGTCTCCCCGGACATCGACACCGAAACCCTCCTGGCCAATGCCTCCGAAGACCTGCTGTCCATCAGCGCCATCGCCGCCGACCTGGCGGATGACGTCGACGGCTCGCGCCGCAGCGTGATCCTGGCAATCAGCCGAATGGCCGATGGGGTGCATCTGTTGGTGGAGCGGGCGATGGATCGGCTTGAAGTGCAAGCGTCGAGCTGACAGGCCTGCGGTGGATTGACGATCGCCATCGCGAGCAAGCTCGCTCCCACACTGGATCTGCGTCGAACCGACAGATCGAGATCAAAACCGATCAACTGTGGGAGCGAGCTTGCTCGCGATGACTTTCGCCCAGACAACTCGCCACAGGGATTTGTGCTCTGCCCGGAACGCGTCAATCCAGGCGGCAGGCCTAGATCAACCCCTTCTCATCATCATCGATCAACCGGCTCAGCCCGCCCAATGCTTCCCGGGCCTGGTTGCGGTCCATCAGTTTGGCCTGGGCTGCTGGCGGCAGGTCGGTGACGCGGATGACGCCTTTGCTGGTCAGCACCTGGATCAAGTCGTCGAGTACCCGGATCATCTCCAGGTCGCTCTGCTTGAGCTGCTTGAGGCTGTTTTCCACCGCCTGGTTGGCGAACCAGTCCTGGATCTCGTGGTTGTCGGCCGGCAAGGTCTCGGTGGCCTCGGCGTAGGCGGTGGCTTCTACGCGCACCAGCAAGCCTTGTGCATCGCGTTGCACATAAAACATCGGGCATCCCTCATGTATGAAGCGGCGTCATGCTGGGCAGCATAGGCCAACTGCGGGGGAGTATGAACACTTATCCCGTGGCGAGGGAGCTTGCTCCCGCTGGGCTGCGCAGCAGCCCTAAAAAACAGGGCCGCTTCGCGCCCCAGCGGGAGCAAGCTCCCTCGCCACGGTTTTGTGTCAGGTTCAGCTGTTGTTGTGATCGACCTTGATGGTCGGGTCACTGCCGGCGATCAGCGAGTTCAGGTTGACGTTCGACCAGTTGTTGCCTTCGAGCTTGATCGTTACGTCCGGTGTGGCCGCTGCGCCGTTGGCCGCGTTGAACTGGCCGGTCGTGCTGACCTGCAGCGACGACACGCCATCGACCGTGCTGATTTTCAGGAAGTGGTCAATGGTGCTGCCGGTTTCGCCCTGCAACAGATCCCGCAGGTCGATCCGGTCGCCGTCGCTGGCCTTGAAGTCCTTGATCACGTCGGTGCCGGTGTCGCCGGACTTCCAGACAAAGGTATCGCCTCCCAGGCCGCCGATCAGGGTGTCATTGCCCGGGCCACCGAGCAGGGTGTCGTTGCCAGAGCCACCCAGCAGGATGTCATTGCCCTTGCCGCCATTGAGCGTGTCGTTGCCGCCCTGGCCGAAGAGAATGTCATTGCCGGCGCCACCGAGCAGGGTGTCGTTGCCATCGTGGGCACCGGACACATCGAACGCGGTGTAGTGCTCGGTGATGTACTGGTGCACGTTGCTGGTGGTGACTTTGCTGACGTCCACACCGCTCTGCTGGGCGACGAACGCCTGGATAGCCTGATAGCCCTCGCCGGCGATGCCGTTGAAGCTCACCAGGTCGCCGAACAGGATGTCGTTGCCTTCGCCGCCGTTGACCGTGTCGGAGCCCGGCAGGGTCGCTTCGGTGTGGCCGATGATCGAGTTGGCCAGGTTGTTCGGGTCGATGTTGGTCTGCGGTGTCGAGTCCGAATCGTAGGGCTTGAGGTCGTTCAGGGTCACGTCGTTGTTCAGGCCGATGGCTTCGACCGTACTCAGGCCCTTCAACAGTGTGAAGCTTTCGCTCGAGCCTGTTGCCGAATCGACATAGTTCCAGTAATCGCCATAACCGGTGCCACCCAGGTTCGACAGTTCAAAGGTGCCATTGCCCTCGGCATGTACCTTGCCCACATAGCTATCGGTCCATTTCTTGCCGTTTTTGGTCGACAGGTACATCTCACCGTTTTCGTAGATGGTGTACTTGTGCGTGCTGTCGATCGTCTGGGTGTAGTACTTGCCGACGGTGTACTTGGAGGCGCTCAGTACGTCATCGAGTTTGACGTTGTCATACAAGGTCGGGTTGGTCTGCTCACCGGTCTGGTAGTAGGTCGGCTTACCGTCGGTAATGAAATACGTCAGGTTCTTCGCGCCGGTATTGCCCATGGCTTCGGTACTTTTGAAGAAGTTCGCCGTGGTCTTGAACACGTCTTCGTAGTTGGTGCCGCCACCGGAGGCCATCGAGTCGAGCACGCCTTTGAGTTGGTTCAACGCGTCCGGGTCGTTAAGGTTGACCGAGAC includes:
- a CDS encoding DUF6124 family protein, which encodes MFKATPNPPQPSSKSRVETLQAKKLDEAAERALDYYLNPKPTDEASGKPQTAQLFMVSPDIDTETLLANASEDLLSISAIAADLADDVDGSRRSVILAISRMADGVHLLVERAMDRLEVQASS